From Salvelinus sp. IW2-2015 linkage group LG18, ASM291031v2, whole genome shotgun sequence, a single genomic window includes:
- the LOC139029209 gene encoding proteoglycan 4-like, with amino-acid sequence MIFRPKPQQHLHNSPREVPEPKQKTLQSAPETKTRLQAPRDKDPLTAPEDKDPYSAPRVSKSPNAVPAETKTPTPRDKDPLQHAQRQKTPLAVPKRQRPYKAPETKDPLQYPRRQSTPSSPQSHSTRQPCQSSLQSRENKDPTAQEPKNSTAPEQDTLKTPMTETPQRQNRDPYSPREAYREQTAKPQRQDSSRHPETKTHYSHSHEQDVPHYVPRAKTTTFSPQSKDALRPQRQKTPQPPESKTPTVPRDKDPYSPQRTKTSYSPQRRKTLQPPETKTLIPPETKTPYSPQETKTPTRQRTATVPRDKDPTSPPETKTPYSPQKDKDPYSPRDKDPTVPRDKDPYSLRDKDPYKPPETKTPTAPDKDPYSPQRQTPTVPETKDPTVRQRQRPLQSPETKTAYSPQRQNKTPTVPQRQRPLQPPETKTPTVPETKDPSVPETKTPTVPRDKDPYSPQRQRPLQPPEQRPYSPPETNLQPPETKTPTAPKTKTLQPPETKTPTAPRDKDPYSPQRQRPLQPQSQRLLQPPETKTPTAPESQRLLQSPETKTPTVPRRQRLLQPPRDKDPYSPRDKDPYSPQDKDPTAPRDKDSYSPRDKDSYSPQRQRPLQPQRQRPLHSPQRQRPLQPPENKTPTAPETKTLQSPETKTPTVPRDKEYAQRQDPYSPQRQRPLQPPEQRPLQSPESKTLQPPETKNPYSPQETKTTYSPTDKPLQPEQRLLQPQRQRPLQPHETKTPTAPETKTPTAPRDKDPYSPQRQRPLQPPETKTPTAPRDQRLLSAPRDKDPYSPRDKDPYSPLKTKDPLQSPETKTPTAP; translated from the exons ATGATTTTTCGACCCAAGCCCCAGCAACACCTACATAACAGCCCACGAGAAGTCCCAGAACCAA AGCAAAAGACCCTACAGTCCGCCCCAGAGACAAAGACCCGCCTACAAGCCCCCAGAGACAAAGACCCCTTAACAGCCCCAGAAGACAAAGACCCCTACAGTGCCCCCAGAGTATCAAAGAGCCCTAACGCAGTCCCCGCAGAGACAAAGACTCCC ACCCCCAGAGACAAAGACCCCCTACAGCACGCCCAGAGACAAAAGACCCCCCTAGCAGTCCCCAAGAGACAAAGACCCTACAAAGCCCCAGAGACCAAAGACCCTCTACAGTACCCCAGAAGACAAAGTACCCCTAGCAGCCCCCAGAGCCACTCAACCAGACAGCCCTGTCAATCAAGCTTACAGTCCCGAGAGAACAAAGACCCTACAGCCCAAGAGCCAAAGAACTCTACAGCCCCAGAGCAAGACACCCTAAAGACCCCCATGACAGAGACCCCCCAACGCCAGAACAGAGACCCTTACAGCCCCAGAGAAGCCTACAGAGAACAGACTGCCAAGCCCCAGAGACAAGACTCTAGCCGCCACCCAGAGACAAAGACCCACTACAGCCACAGTCACGAACAAGACGTGCCGCACTACGTCCCCAGAGCAAAGACCACGACATTCAGCCCCCAGAGCAAAGACGCTCTACGCCCCCAGAGACAAAAGACCCCACAGCCCCCAGAGTCAAAGACTCCTACAGTCCCCAGAGACAAAGACCCCTACAGTCCCCAGAGGACAAAGACCTCCTACAGCCCCCAGAGACGAAAGACCCTACAGCCCCCAGAGACAAAGACCCTAATCCCCCCAGAGACAAAGACCCCCTACAGCCCCCAAGAGACAAAGACCCCTACA AGACAAAGGACCGCTACAGTCCCCAGAGACAAAGACCCTACAAGTCCCCCAGAGACAAAGACCCCCTACAGCCCCCAGAAAGACAAAGACCCCTACAGCCCCAGAGACAAAGACCCTACAGTCCCCAGAGACAAAGACCCCTACAGCCTCAGAGACAAAGACCCCTACAAGCCCCCAGAGACAAAGACCCCTACAGCCCCCGACAAAGACCCCTACAGTCCCCAGAGACAGACCCCTACAGTCCCAGAGACCAAAGACCCTACAGTCCGCCAGAGACAAAGACCCCTACAGTCCCCAGAGACAAAGACCGCCTACAGTCCCCAGAGACAAAACAAGACCCCTACAGTCCCCCAGAGACAAAGACCCCTACAGCCCCCAGAGACAAAGACCCCTACAGTCCCAGAGACAAAAGACCCCTCAGTCCCAGAGACAAAGACCCCTACAGTCCCCAGAGACAAAGACCCCTACAGTCCCCAGAGACAAAGACCCCTACAGCCCCCAGAGCAAAGACCCTACAGCCCCCCAGAGACAAACCTACAGCCCCCAGAGACAAAGACCCCTACAGCCCCCAAGACAAAGACCCTACAGCCCCCAGAGACAAAGACCCCTACAGCCCCAAGAGACAAAGACCCCTACAGTCCCCAGAGACAAAGACCCCTACAGCCCCAGAGTCAAAGACTCCTACAGCCCCCAGAGACAAAGACCCCTACAGCCCCCGAGAGTCAAAGACTCCTACAGTCCCCAGAGACAAAGACCCCTACAGTCCCCAGAAGACAAAGACTCCTACAGCCCCCCAGAGACAAAGACCCCTACAGCCCCAGAGACAAAGACCCCTACAGCCCCCAGGACAAAGACCCTACAGCCCCCAGAGACAAAGACTCCTACAGCCCCCGAGACAAAGACTCCTACAGCCCCCAGAGACAAAGACCCCTACAGCCCCAGAGACAAAGACCCCTACACAGCCCCCAGAGACAAAGACCCCTACAGCCCCCAGAGAACAAGACCCCTACAGCCCCAGAGACAAAGACCCTACAGTCCCCAGAGACAAAGACCCCTACAGTCCCCAGAGACAAAGAGTACGCCCAGAGACAAGACCCCTACAGTCCCCAGAGACAAAGACCCCTACAGCCCCCTGAGCAAAGACCCCTACAGTCCCCAGAGTCAAAGACCCTACAACCTCCAGAGACAAAGAACCCCTACAGCCCCCAAGagacaaagaccacctacagcCCCACAGACAAACCCCTACAGCCAGAGCAAAGACTCCTACAGCCCCAGAGACAAAGACCCCTACAGCCCCACGAGACAAAGACTCCTACAGCCCCAGAGACAAAGACCCCTACAGCCCCCAGAGACAAAGACCCCTACAGCCCCCAGAGACAAAGACCCCTACAGCCCCCTGAGACAAAGACCCCTACAGCCCCCAGAGACCAAAGACTCCTATCAGCCCCCAGAGACAAAGACCCCTACAGCCCCAGAGACAAAGACCCCTACAGCCCCCTGAAGACAAAAGACCCCCTACAGTCCCCAGAGACAAAGACCCCTACAGCCCCCTGA